The DNA region CAATGATATTATCTAAATTAACAGAACTGACGGGCAGAGAGTAAAAGATTCTTTAGACttttaagacattttctttACTATATTGCAAGACATATCTGGGCAAAGAAatctctctcctttttatttttctcaatagATGTATTCAGGGCACACTGCATATATAACCAGTGGCAATTCAatacaacaaacaaaacaattaacTCATTAATGAACAGGAAGGGTTTctgttcctggagcagctgtaAGATTTTGGAAAAGGCACTGTCAGGTCCTTTGAAGAGAGAGTATCTTGATCAGGCTCTTACCACTCAACTGAGAGGCAACTGAATTGTATCAGAGCAGAACACAGCCCTGCCAAAGCCACTTCCAACAGGAATGTTCTCATGTGACTTCAGGCAGCCACACAGGGAATTCACACTGACCATGTCAGCTGTGGAACACAATCTACATCTGGCAGACATCAACCAAGAGCAGGAAATGCTCTTCCAGCTCTCCACATCTCCaaaggctgctcagggagggagTTCCAAGGGAAGGGGAAGCCCCAGCAGCTACTGGGCTGAGCAGTGACATGAATTGGGAACTAAACCATGCTGGGTTCAgaccctgagccccccagcacacccacctgcagctccttgaCAACTCTTTTGATGAGGTGAGTCCCGAGTTCCAccccctgcaggccctgctgaGTCAAACTGATGGAGTAGAAAATTGCTGTTGTGATTTTCTCTTTATCTTCTGTCTCTAGAGGTGGCACTTCTTTCACTATGGCCTGGGAAAATAAGGATTAAAAATCAAAAACGTTAATAATACTTATTATCAGCATTATGgggaggtttttctttttaacttttaaagGCATTAACACTTTTCCCCACTGTTTTATTcattaacaacaaaaatctgATAAAAAACTAGGAAGAGCTGCTTATTCATTAGCAGAGAAAAACTGTAACATGGTTGATAGTTTTCAGAAGTAATTGCAACAACTTTGAAATGTTAGTCTCATTCtctatatttttcttatcttttcttATTCTTCCTGCTCTTGAGCAAACCCTCAAAATTTCTATTTACACAATACACAAGACAGACAAAATATCCCTGTAATTTTTACGAGCTAATTGTCTCATCTCttaaaagatgaaataaaagcaaatattgcCAAATTATAGGGAACTGTGGATTTTTAAACAAGCACACTGCAATCTGAGCACTTTGCTGTGTACTACATGCCTCAGTGGCTGTacctggatgctgctggagatgTCACTGGTTAGTGCCACGTGCAGGACAATCAGTGGCTCTCCTGGGATGGCACAGTGAGAGAAGAAGTAGCACCTTCTATAGGCCCCAACTCGACGCTTCATATCAACCCAGTTTCTGACAGGGTGCACAGCTTCAGAACTCaaggagaaaatttaaaaagaaaattactatCATCATCaatttattgttattgttattattatcattattataaTTGTTATTATAactgttattgttattattatttcatttaaaatagaGCTGCCCCACAAGCTCAGTGCTTTTCCCACTGATGTCAGTGACAAAACTTTCCAATCAAAAAACAAGAATCAGGCTGTGAATAATGTAAAATTGACAGCAAGGTGTGCCAAAGTGGATTGTAAAGGAATATTGCATACCCACTCACTGGTGTGTTTGCCAAATTACCTCAAAGAGTAATTAAATAttactaattatttttatttggaaaattcaGCTTGAAGGAGATCCCTTTGTCTCATCAACACTTAACTAACATACTTTCAGAACATTatagagattattttttcttcaagattTTATACAAGGTGGCCCACCACATAACGGAGTAATTTCCAACTTCTTCACAACTTTGACTGTttgaaagaaattcagaaatcaaTGTTGTAGATTCACCAATCAATGTTACAGATTCAGAAATCAATGTTGTAGGTTCAGAAATCAATGTTACACGTTCAGAAATCAATGTTGTAGAGGACACTGTATAAAAACCAAGGTGCTCTCTTCACATGTAGTTTATAGGGGATCCTGTGCACCTCACCAGCTCCAGCCAAAACcactgcagcacctctggagATGTGGGAAGAGTAACTGAGAAAGCTGGAAGGAAAGACAGCATTCTACCAGTGCAGTGTGGGAGCTACAGGATCAAATTATCCCTTTACTCTTTACTTCAACCCATTTTTAAATTGGGCGCTACAGTGTgttaatgcaaatatttcataATTATACTTTGCCTTCAgctcagaaaagcagttttgaaaacAGGGAATCTCTGCAGTCCCAAGCATTCCATCACCTCCTCATCAAGGACTCCTTGCAGCCTTTAGCACTTACTCACTAATTTTCTGGAGTACTTCACAAGGTGACTGCCACGTGACCCGCTCCAGGTTGAGGAATCCTGTGGAGAACCACTCTGAGAGCATATTCTTGAGAACTCCGTTCATCTCCTGTAAGAGAACAAAGAAGGAATGAGCTGGGAGCATGTTCTTGAGAACTTAATTTCCTGTAAGAGAACAAAGATGGAATGAGGTGGGAGCATGTTCTTGAGAACTTCATTTCCTGTAAGAGAACAAAGATGGAATGAGGTGGGAGCATGTTCTTGAGAACTTCATTTCCTGTAAGAGAACAAAGAAGAAATGAGCTGCTAAATAAGCAAGGTGGAACATGGAAATGTGAGTGAAGATAACCTTGATTGACTCCAGCTACAACACTGGGAGCTTAAAGGAAACTTATGGATCTGCTTTAGAAGATTAACCACAAAATAGTCCAGGACTGAACCAGGAAAATCCTTGAAGGGATTGTCTGCAGTGCAAACAGGAACAGGGAAGATCAGGCAAAACACTGTGGACCAAAAGCAGACAATGGGTAGAAGGTTTTGAGCAGATTTGACCAGAGGCTGCAGTCTCACAGTAGTTCATATTTCAAtcccatggaaatatttttcaataggATGCagacagaatttttcttctctaaaaaatgaaaatatttgagcaagaaaaataacactcagcagcagcataaGGCAACAGAACTGGAAAATCAAACCAGCTCTGGAACAGTCTGAGATGAAAGCCAACTGCAATGTCACACCCTTTCACTGTAACAGTGATTCACTGTAATAGTGATTTTTATATTCTATACCACTTTCCTGCTGCCTGTATTATTAAAGATTTCCTGTctaaatttatttgaatttaacAAGTATTCTtgagctcagcacagcatgAATATCCCTAAAAGAGATTCCAGagcttgttctgcttttttccaTTTGCCTGTTACACAAGACACAGTGTGATACCAACTTACCAACAGCCTGATCAGAAACCTGGGCTTACCTGAAACTAACTTAATAACCAtttccttcaaaacaaaaactcctCTTCTTCCATTCAAACTTTTATTAAATAGCTACTGCTTTACATAGGAGAGATAAAAATTAAGCTCCAATGTACTTATAGCTTgctacattaaagaaaaacaactggaaaaattttaaatctgaTCAGAAAACCTAAAACATTTTCCTATGTTCAGATGTAGTCTCAGGACTGtcataaaaagcagaaatatttcctattaTAACCTAATCAAGATGAAAGTTGCAGAGGCACTTGTCAAAAGACAAACATCAAAGCAGGTTTCTGCTGGCCAAAGTAACTGCTACAAGTATTCAAAGACTGAATAAAAGGACATGTTTATTCCTTAGcatactagaaaaaaaaattcaaacccaGGAGAAACAGCCATTCATCTGCATAGAACAATTCTGTCCTCCATGATAATTCTTTTTCAATACCTTTTTTCTACACAAATATATTCCGattgttttgtttattctgaCTTTAAGGTACCTCCCATGTGAATCCTTctttctgcacagctctgaaatTTTTAGGTAATAACCAGAAATCATTTTCGAATACCCCATGGTGTAGTGGAAGTCTCCAGGCACTCCAGgattgtttggtttgttttcttttgtaggGGCACACTATAAACCAGAAAAACGAGCTGGAGTTGTGAGATGTGGGGGCAAAGGAACAGATGCTGCTGGCTCTCTTGCCGTGCATGTGCTTTTtgaacagcagctcagctgcagtgcagcaggcagagcaggatggcagcactcctgctggcagcacttcCACACGCTGCTCTGCATCTCCTGCAGGCACGAGGCTCGGGATGAGCTCAGGACAGTCATCCTGCATGGACAATGGGACACTGGGAAGCACTGCAGCCATGAGTTCTGCTCCCCTGAAGGTTCAGCAAAGGACACCAATGGCTGTTTtcattgcagagctgctgcagctccagggtgcAGCTGGACAATGAGGtgtaagcaaagaaaaaggtgGAGCACATGTGCTTTCAGTAATGATTAGGGAGAAACAAATATTGTTGATGGGGAATTACATATCAAACAACCTGTCAGTTGAGAATAATGAAGTTTTACACAACAACAAGGCACTGTGCAGGATTTGAATGGCTCcaggtggaagggaccttccaCCAGCACGGAGTCCGAGCCCAGCTGGGCCTGGagaacaggacacagggagtggcttcagactgaaagagagcaggtttagattggatatttagatgggatattaggaataaattgTTCCCTGAGAGGATGGGGAGGCCCTGCACAGGTTCCCCAGAGAGGCTGTTGACTCCCCATTCCATGTGgaatgtcccaggccaggttggacagggcttggagcaccctgggacagtggcaggtggccctgcccatggcaggaggtggcactggatgggctttgaggtcctttcTGACCCAAACTcttccaggattccatgattctgggCTGACAAAACTTTTCAGTGCAGAAAGACATCAAAGCTTCCACTATCCAAAACTGTGTTCAACTCAGGTCATCTAAACAAGACCCTGATTTGTGTTTAATATCTCAGTGCACAGGACATTTCCAAAAAGCTTCACTCAACAAGGCCAGGCTCAAGTCTGGGTCTCTTATTTTGTAGATTTAGTGGCAGGTTCTCTTATTTTGTAAATGTAATGGTATGTAAATTCTTACTTTCATTTCAGAGGCCTTTTTAGTCATAAAAATTACATCTGCAACACTtcattagaaagaaaagcaaacacattcaTTATTCAGCATCCCAGTGTTAAATCTGAGCAATAAGACATACTCAGATTAGTATTTCAAATTACCAGCTACACTTCAATTTCTGCTAGCCAAGTCTAATAAattgtggttatttttttttccttgttccatGTTCTTGCTACGAGACAGCAAATTACAGCCTTTTTAATCTTCACATCAAGTACCTATTTCTTGGGCAACAAATGGGAAAACTCTTATGAAAACCtccaattaattattttttattaagaagAAATGCTTCTCTGATGAGGGAACTACTTCACTTTCCCCTCTCAAACTACTAAATAAAATATCCTTCACCAGAGTTgagttttctgcagtttttggAAAGTTTGAAGTTTTCaaattgatttatttaattttggacTTACAGATCTACTCTGATATTGCCAAGTATTTGAGGGTGTCTGTGCTGGGGGGgttggtttgatttgttttgggtGGcgtttcagggattttttttctgctggatttttttattttttccccacaaattaCCTTCAGAATCTACATAGAGAATATCcctggtgagacactggaagaaTATCCCCACCAGCAAAACAGGATTCAGTAGTGACACCAATTAAAGGGGActggtttctgcttttttattgctAATAGTAATTACTGCAGTGATAATGGCACTGCTAAAAGCTCTCCTGGCTCTTGTGGTTTATATTGCTGGacatcttaaaaattaaaagcattatttctttttttcccccccatttctGCTCATTTGGACAATGAGTAAATTGTGCTCAAGCACTTTCAAGTGACTTAATCACTTAAATATGATATTTTACTGCAATCTGttgaacaaacacaaaacagaaatcatTCATCACCCGATatctgagcagcctgagctgctttTATGCTGACAgtgctgagaaaacagaaaaatatttcacatttacaACACAGCAATGGGCAATCCCAGTTTTAATAGGTCTTTCAAATTACAAAGTAAAAACTAAGGACTGactaagaaatattttagacaGTTTGAGCAAAACTGAAATCCCAGGAGGCCACATAATGCATTCTGTAATTCTCCAGCAGCATCAAGGAGatccatttaattttattcccaCATTTCCTTGTCAGTGCAGACACAAATATACAGAGGCTGTAAAACTCTTGTTGCACATTTGTCTTTATGTTAGAATTGAAATCAACTCTGCACTAATGAAATGGCTGCACAGGACTTTGGATAGGCAAACACCAAGCACTTTTTATGGACAAACTTTTAACAATGATGGcgcttctttatttttccagtagATCAAGACAAGACCAAGATTACAAATACACTCCAACCAGTGCTTAATTATGGAAGGAGGTTTATAGATAAAATGGTTTGACAAAATCGCTCtctttttcattatcttttgcCAGCAACTTGAACTTTTCACTGGCTTTTTCTAAATCCTGTGGAAAgatgaagaatattttaaaagcaatcgTTGGGTGATTTGCCAGCGGAGATCATGACGTTGTGAATTTTTCACCAGAGTCGTCTTTCAAGGGCTGAAATAAGCAAAGTGAAGTAAGCAAGCAAAATGTAACAAATATCAAGAGGAAAACGCTGGCACAGGAAAAGTAAAGTGTTGCAGGTGAGAGGGTTCTgaaaagcaagaggaagaaGTGCACCCACTAAACAGATTTGCAGCAAGTTTCACTCTGTGGATTGCAAAAGCTCATCAGAAATTCAACTGTTTATAAGGACAGTGGAAAATCAGTGTCCTGGGGTGAAAAGAAGGAACGGAACACATGAAAAGAACATAAGAAAGAGAGGACAAAAATTGAGCCagcaacatgaaaaataatcaagcccagctctgctgtaaattaacttttaaaacaatgttttgtgTGCCAGCACTTCCCAGTGCCACTCTATTGCTTCATAGCAGGGGCCACCTCCTTCCTGAGTGTCAGCACAGGCAGCGCCCACTGCTGCcatggcctggggacaggggcactCGTGTCTCTGCAGAGAACCATGGAATTATTTATGTTGGAAACTCCATCGAGTCCAGTATTGGACCATCACCACCCTGccaaccagaccatggcactaagtgccacaaGCAGTGGTTTCCTGAACATCTCCAAGGATGGCGACTGCACCACCTCTCTGGGTCTGTTCCATTGTTTTATCTCCCTTTATGCAAAGATATTCTCACTGATGTCCAACCTgcccctcccctggcccagcctgaggccatttcctctcctcctgtccctgttccctgggagaaatCCCGACCCTTCgactgtcccctcctgtcaggagttgtgcagagccagaaggtccccccgagactccttttctccaggatgagcccctttccagctccctcagctgcttgtTATCGGACCTGGCCTCTAGACCCTTCCTCTGCCCTGAACCCACTCCAGCAATGGCCTTCCTGAACCCACTCTAATGTCCTTCCTGAACCCACTCCAATGTCATCCCCTGAACCCACTCCAATGTCATCCCCTGAACCCACCCCAGCAATGTCCTCCCCTGAACCCACTCCAATGTACTCCCCTGAACCCACTCCAATGTCCTCCCCTGAACCCACTCCagcaatgtccttcctgaaccCACTCCagcaatgtccttcctgaaccCACTCCAGCAATGTCGTCCCCTGAACCCACCccaatgtccttcctgaaccCACTCCAGCAATGTCGTCCCCTGAACCCACCccaatgtccttcctgaactgAGGGACCCATACAGCCCCCAACAGTGCCCTGGCTTCCCGGCACTGCTTCCCAGCCCcaagcagctccaggagcagcaccacgAGCAGGAAGCCCCAAACCACatcccccaaattccctcagAGCCATCCAGGCCAGCCCTCACCTTGACGTGGGGCCCATCCACCGCCTTGCTCGCCAGCCCCTCCATCAGGTCGGCCCTGAGCTCCACGAGGAAGCGCAGCCCGCCCTCCAGGCggcccagctgctggaagagccCTCGGTACTGGGGGTTCAGGTAGTAGCGGAGCCGGTCCTCGGCCTGCAGCAGCGCCCCGGGCTCCCTGCGCTGCTCGCGGGCCTGCAGCACCTTGGCGGCGGCCTCGGCCACCCGCCCGTGCTCCACGCCGAAGTCGCGGGCCAGGCGGGTCAGGAGCTCGGCGCGGGGCGGCCCGGGCTGCAGCTCGCGGTAGAACCGCACGAACTCCGCTCCGCGCAGctcggcgggcggcggcgcctTCTCCTTGGTCTCGTagggcggcagcggcggcaccGAGCGGCgcagcagctcctccatggCCGGGGCAGCGCCCGACGAGAGGCGGCGCGGGCCCCGCGCGGCCCAGAGCAGCGGGCACAGCCGCCTCATCCCGCACACCGCCGCAGGCcgcggcgccgcccgccgcgcccctCCGCGCGCGCTGATTGGCTGAGCCCGCAGAGTGACAGTGCGCCCAGCCAATGGGAAGTGAGAAGAACGtggcggggctgggggtgtgtgaGGGGTGTGTCGGCCGCCATGTTGAGTGTGGCGAGCAGAGGTCACGGGCTGATCGTCCCCTCATGACCCGGGGATCCCCCGGCACCGCCCTGCCCTCAGAGTTCACCGGGATGCACTTTGGAATCATCGAGTCATATCGGATACAGTGACAGGCTGTGCTAGGGGAGGGTCAGGTTGGACGGGAGGAGGAATTCCCTCACAGAAAGGGTGGTTAGACtttgggctgcccagggaggcggTGGAGTCACCTCCCTGCAGGTGGACTTGGTGCCAGCTCTGGTCGAGAAGCTGGTGTTCGGTCACAAATTGaactcagaggtcttttccaacgaaattgattctgtgattccatgaatcATCAAgactggaagagacctttaggatcatccagtccaagtGTTCACCCAGAGCTGCCGCTGTGACCTTTAAACCACAGCAACAAATGGCAGATGTAGGCAGCTGAACATCTCcggggatggtgactccacacctccctggacagcctgaCCTCCCAAACAATGAATAAATTCTTCTCAAATACCTAATTTGAATCTCCCCTGTCTCAGTTTACGACCTTACACTGTTCACTGTATCTCTGTCCCCTGTGGTTCCCATATTTCCTGCTGGGGTGTGCTGGGTTTGTGGAACGCCCCTGAGCACCCAGGCCTGCACAACTCTGAAATAAATCATTCATGTGTGAATACAAGTGACACGAGCGTGGCAGTCGTGGCTTGGTGAACACCAGGGAACAAATCTGATTTCCTGGGCAGCTCCCCCATGTCCTGAGGAGGCTGTggctcctggagagctgctgatACTTTCAGGGACCACAGCtccaggccagccctgctgcagattTTGCTCTGAAAACCACTGCAGGAAACAACACAAATTTGGTTGTGCAATTCTGAAGTCACAGACCTGAGCGTGGCCTGTTCTTAAAGCCCTGTGGCAAAAAACTCATCGTGAGCCCCAAGTCCTCTCAAGTGTGTCAGGACCTTTTGTGAATGAAGTTAAACAtttccatcctgctgcagctcaggcttACAAAGGTAAAACTCCTCTGGACATTAAGGATTTGCTTCCTTTAGACATTAAACCAGCAAAAC from Motacilla alba alba isolate MOTALB_02 chromosome 11, Motacilla_alba_V1.0_pri, whole genome shotgun sequence includes:
- the MLYCD gene encoding malonyl-CoA decarboxylase, mitochondrial, whose product is MRRLCPLLWAARGPRRLSSGAAPAMEELLRRSVPPLPPYETKEKAPPPAELRGAEFVRFYRELQPGPPRAELLTRLARDFGVEHGRVAEAAAKVLQAREQRREPGALLQAEDRLRYYLNPQYRGLFQQLGRLEGGLRFLVELRADLMEGLASKAVDGPHVKEMNGVLKNMLSEWFSTGFLNLERVTWQSPCEVLQKISDSEAVHPVRNWVDMKRRVGAYRRCYFFSHCAIPGEPLIVLHVALTSDISSSIQAIVKEVPPLETEDKEKITTAIFYSISLTQQGLQGVELGTHLIKRVVKELQKELPQIEAFSTLSPIPGFTKWLVGLLSSQTKDQGRNELFTESEWQEISELTGDPTSNTLKKLLNTNEWVRSEKLIEVLHSPLMRLCAWYLYGEKHRGYALNPVANFHLQNGSVLWRINWMGDTSPRGIGASCGMMVNYRYFLDETASNSALYLASKQVRASEQVLALVAQFQQNSKL